A stretch of Prunus dulcis chromosome 6, ALMONDv2, whole genome shotgun sequence DNA encodes these proteins:
- the LOC117629793 gene encoding uncharacterized protein LOC117629793 yields the protein MLEKNPKQWHEKLSETLWAYRTSKREATGMTPYALTYGHDAILPMEIAVQSLRIAHQHDLTGEDYSQAMLLELEELDASRIDTLNKLLAGKQAVSRAYNKRVRDKSFEEGEIVWKAILPLGAHIAGYGKWSPTWEGPFVINQILGMGAYRLQDRDGVIHNAPINGKWLKKFHPTMWDSQAVQTDPGIEKEQGSTLSIL from the coding sequence ATGCTGGAGAAGAATCCAAAGCAATGGCATGAAAAGTTATCAGAGACTCTGTGGGCATACAGAActtcaaaaagagaagcaactgGCATGACCCCCTATGCTCTGACCTACGGCCATGATGCAATTCTGCCCATGGAGATAGCAGTCCAGTCTCTTAGAATTGCTCACCAGCACGATCTCACAggagaagactactctcaagCCATGTTACTTGAATTAGAAGAATTGGATGCAAGTAGGATTGACaccctcaacaaactcttagCAGGAAAACAGGCTGTGTCAAGGGCATACAACAAAAGAGTCAGAGACAAGAGTTTTGAAGAGGGAGAAATAGTCTGGAAGGCAATTCTGCCCCTTGGAGCACACATAGCTGGATATGGAAAATGGTCACCTACATGGGAAGGTCCTTTTGTGATTAACCAGATCCTCGGAATGGGGGCATATAGGTTGCAGGACAGAGATGGAGTTATTCACAATGCCCCAATCAATGGCAAATGGTTAAAGAAATTCCACCCAACCATGTGGGATTCACAAGCTGTGCAGACAGACCCCGGGATAGAGAAAGAGCAAGGCTCAACTTTGTCTATTTTATGA